GTATCACTACATTGAAGCTCAACAGTCACCTGCTGAAGGCCCTAGCATGGAGATGCTGAGCACAGCTTCTAATCAGTCTTGAATTCTTGTGTGCTGTGACAGAACAAAGTAATGCCGTGCAGAAGCCACATATCATGATAGATTCATCGCAGACCAAGAATTATATCTGGCTACTTCTGATTATGTATTCAGAACACATGCCATTAAATTTGCTACCCTGGGAGCAAGGGTTAGAGGGTATCATTTTATGGAATAGTTTTGCACTCTAAAATGCTGACAGTTTCCCTCTCCGAACAGACATTCAAAGAATGGTGAAGGGCTGGGCAGGAACAAAGGTGGCAGTTTATcccagttggaaaaaaaaaaataataattaaaaaaaaataataaatctaaGTCACCACATCACAAGACTATTTTAGCTAAAAATGTCACTTGGAAATCAAACAGGGCCACGTGGAAATTGGTCTgaacacaatgaaaaaaaggagggaggagTCATAAATACAGCGATCTCTAAGTCACACGTCTCCAAGGAGCTACCTCCTTCATATACGTGCTAACATTGGAGTGCTTAGTACCAGACGGTCTATTTGCTCACAATATTAAAGGGCATCTAGAATTAGCTATGGGAGATTTAAAATCGCCTGCCGATTGGATATAGAAAGGCTTGATCCAGAGATGGTCCATCAGTCAAAGAGTGTGGATTCCCCAGGCCTTCCTGATGACTGTCTTGCAAACTGGAGTAAAGAGacaacaggaaaacattttagagCTACTTTGGAAGTCAAGTTTTCCACatgaagagggagaaggaaCCGTCAGAAAGCAAATGTGAGACACTGTCACCACTGTCACCAGCTCTGTGCCCTAGCAGAATAAGGTTCAACATTCACAGCACTGTTTATGAGTTATAACCCAGCTTGATGCTTACAATATTGATCAGCAATTTGGCCAGCAAATACAAATTCAGGTATGCTCTCCAGTGTAACATTCTTGTCTCTCCCAGGTTAGCATTCTCATAATGGAATATATGAACAAATCAGTAAAAGCAATTAAAACTGTCATTGCTGCTGCCTCCCCTGTGACACGCGAGTGGTTGCCCTAAGCCTTGGTCCATTTCTAAGCATTATTAAGAAGCAATGCCAGATACATACATTCTAAACGTATTTACAAGGGATTTGCAGTTCCTAAGTGCATTCCAAGTATTTGCAGGCATAACTTATGCTTCAAGTCATGGAAATATGTGTATTACAGAAATAAGAACATCAATAACATCTAAAGAATATTCCAGAACATTTTTCTTACGCTTTTCACCCAAGTATTTCTTTAGAACATTCCTTTCGAATaattctgaatgaaaacaaagagttTTGTCAGACTCTCAATACCTACAGTGCACAAGGAAGAAGTCACGTTAGTCATCTGCAGCTGTCATTCCTTTCACTGgatctttttctctcatctgaaagaggaaaaaaatattcaagtatTCATTCTCACATGATGCAATCTCTAAATTTATTGGTGTGGAACAAGTTAAGCACTCCTACTTTACGTAAGGCTATTAATATCATAGCAtcacaaaacagtttttgtGATTATGCACATCCAGGAACCGTTTTTGGTTAATTTCTGCTAGGGATCCAGAACCACCATGCAAAGGGAAGTATGAATGTGAACTGACAATGAAATACCCTGAGGTGTGAAGGAAGGGAATGGGGCAATGCAGGACACAAATCACGGACCCAATGTACtcattaaaatcaaatttgTGTTTCTCGTAGTAAGGAACCAGTGATACACCCCCACCACCTGCTTAGAATACTTAGAGCTAAAATGCTTTTAGTGAACTTGTTTTTGGAAACCAGGACAAACACGTCCATTCAGATTTAGGCAAGCGCTGAAAGAAAGTATTAAAGTGATAAATAAATCATTGACACTCATACCCTCATTACCTGTGGGTCACTGTGTTTATTGGCTCAACAACAAGTTGAGAAGTCCCTAATGATTAGAAGGAGATGCCAGCATAACTGAGTCATAGCCAATCATTCAAACCACAAGAAGCATGACCTAAATAACAGGAGGACAATACACACTGTGCTATGACAATGCAGCAGTCTTTCCTCTGTACTGGATAGAAACAGTTCCTCACACAACCCACACGTGCCCTGCTTTTCCACTGACCTCATCCAGCTGTCTCTTGgtctcctcctccatcctacGGATGTCCTCCATAGTCAGATCAACCCACTTATCAAGCCAGCAAAAGAGCTGCCGATGGAAGTTTGTGAAGAGACGCTTTTCTTGCtgcaaaaggaggaggaataaCACACACAAGCAAGCTTATTCATAGGGCAATTAATATGGATCTACCTAGATCTTAACTTTCAGAGATGCATACACTAAAGAACCAGCTCCCTAACCTACCTTTCTACATAGCCACCAAAACTGGAGACTGGTGCTAGctcagttttatttgttttaaatagaataTCTAGAGCCTTGAATCCCTGAtagaaatgcactttttttttttttccaagcctaGGCAGCAGCCTACACAGTGCCTTGAAAAAATTACTGAATGCTTCACTAGTTTCCTTTGATTTGATGGCATTGTTTTGACTGAATAAAGCACTCTAGGCTTGGTTTAGTCAGAACAAGATAGTTGGCCTGAAGGAAcataaaaaaatggaaacagaatagAAGTAATTCTTGACTTGCTAAAAACTAGAGGTTAGCAAGTATAAAGGGTTGGCAAGCACCTaccttgcttttctgttttgcagtggcccccctccccccataaaaaatgttttccccaGTTGAAACCCTTTCAGCAGAAGTAACTAAAGTGCACAAGCTGCTCCAAGTTAGGAGCAATTAATTGGCATTTTACAGGAGAGAAATTAGGCAGGACCACTGCTAGACAAGGGTATATAATGGCTCTTGGAAAGCTCTCACTGGGGAAGGACACTTCAGTTTTAGCAATTGTGGTTTCACATTTGATAAATTGATCAAAACCAACTCAACTACTTTGAAACGGATTGAAGAACGCTTTGTTCAGGGCTTTTGTCACTGATACTTGAAGTCCTGCAGCAGTGTGGTCATTCCCCTTTAGCATTCCCTTTAGGTTATGGCATGGAGTCCTGCCTTTGCAGAAGCAGTACTGTAGTTTATCAATTGGTATTGATATTAATTGGTATTAATTATCAAGGAGTCGCTAGGATCTGAAGTCAGAGGCATTTCATGAATACAGATAACCACACCCTCCAATTCCAGGGTCTAGCATTCTAGCTGCAGTTCACGGCTTACGAGCCCTTCCACAGTAAATGCTCTCTTCAGGATACTAATTAGTCATATTTTAAGTTAATGAAGCTTCTAACcatctgcttattttttaaacacagattcTTCAAGCAGCAGAATGGTAACGGAAAAAGATGTTGAGAGCTCTATGACTTGCCAGAAAAAACCACAGCTGATTAAGGTCAGATAACTGAAGATGTAACCATTTCACAACAAAGTCTTGCCTGTGAGCAAAGCAGTTCAATAAACAATTCACATAATTATCAACTAACCTTACCTGTGGATTAGCAACAAATTTAATCCAACTGATTGCAGTATATCAAGCAAAGCCTTGACTATACTGCTGAGGTGACATGCAGATTTCAAGCTAGTATCTCCTGGTAGACTGCACTACAAGAACAAGCTGAGGTGCTAAAGCAGATGGGAGATGAAACACTTAATTTCCACACCTCTCTTCAGCACAAAGCTCACTTACCTTCTGTATAAAGTTCTCAATCTTATTTTGTAGACCCCACCACTTGAACTTGACTGTTACCAATTTGTAAGCACACATGTATGGACAATCTGACTGTttccccagctccttctgcaaagaTACAAAGACAGTCATTCAGGACTCAGGTCAAATGTTTCTAGGAAAGCAGCTCCTTCAGTCATAACCTACAATTCCTCACAATCATCTTGCAACCTTAcaccttttctctgtcttttttttgaCTGTCTTTTCTCAAGCAATTTTGTCACGTCTTTGCTCATCCCTTTTGCAGTGTACCTAGGAGCATGATGAAAATAAACCCTAGTTACCTCTACAGGTGGACTTCCCTCCATTTTGAGAAGAGATCATTACTTCCTCTCCTTTGTCCactaatttttttctctattcaaTTTATGACTTACAAATCCTCACCATTATGATGTGGCTACTTCATTTCCTTAAAAGTCTTTTGACAATGTCCCTATCTAAAACTTTTTGGGATCCTATACAGATTGCATCAGCTGGGTCGTCCACACAATCAtgaagccttaaaaaaaaaactccacagGGTTGGTAAGGCAAACTTTCCTACTTTCTCTTACAGAAGCTATATACATTCTTCCCAAGTAGATCATATCAATCCCAACTTCTCTGCTTGCATACTACAGATCAGGCTTGCACACCTGTAGCTCCTCAGATCCCATCTGAAatcccttttaaatactggtaTCATATTTGCCCAAATAGAGTTTCCAGATTACAGGAATTTAAGAGAAAGGTTAAACATTGCTGCTCATAACTCAGCTATTTCATCCTTGAATTCTCTTGGGCGAACTCTTGGGCTGAAGAGCAGACAGCTTTGGCAATTTCTCAGAACTTATTCTATATTTGTACCaaacttttccatttcctttaaCTTCAGAACAGATTATCAGCCGAGAGCATTTCATTCTGTGCAAGTGAAATCAAACACACGACAAACACATCTGTGGCCCTAAGCCCCAGTATGGACACAAGCAAACTGATACTGTTCCTGAAGTCATGCGCAACATACCTTCCAGTTGGGACCCAGAGGTCCACGTCCAGTCTTGACAGATTTAAATTTTGCTGGATCTTCCTCTGCCTTGTAATCCTATTGGACAGACACACGAGATTAAACAAACTGCCCTGCTTTTATCTAGCTGCCCGCAGTCACACAGGATGTATTTTTCAGGTGGGCAAAGATTAACTTCTAGCTGCTTTCTCAAGAGCTATTGTTTTCAGACTTTAACATTAGGTCAGGCACTCTTCAAGGAAACACAATCAAACCAATATGACCTTTGTAAGAACTCCTTTGTAGTAACACCAGCAGAAGATGAGCAAACTCACAGGATAGGTTTCCTGtaactgcttttctttgaaaGCTAAATACAACTGCTGCAAGATATAGTTATGAGCTCTGGAGCTGTAGTGTCTAGTATTTTTCACAGCACCACGAGTATGATGAACCTGTATTGCACACTAGGTAACAAGCACAGTTAATCTCACAACCACTACCAAAAAGAAAGAGGCATTAGTTCTGCCTCCTACTGCAGAGCAAATGTTTTGCAGCATTCCCTTCACCCACATTGGATTAAGACCGAGGCGTGTATCTGAATCCTACCTCCATTtcaactgaaatgaaaacaaactcaaaGCATCATCTGTTTACTGCAAGAAGTGACAAACCAGTAGCATCTTCTTCAAGATTCTTCTGCTTCAAGTAAACTCTTGTTTGCTCTCTGACAGCACTGATTTCAGAGCAGTTTGTATTTGCAGATATACCTTAATAACAGCCTAATCTACTGGAAATCAGATGCTACTTGTGTGCTACCAATTCATctttattagaaagaaaaactaaaaatactGGATCTGCTTTAACACCCAGAGGCAACTTTGTGAGCAGGTAAATGAGCCATATTTGAACTGCATTCAGAAATACTAATTAGGGAAACCTCAAATAGCATTCCATGTTTACACATggtggttgtttggtttttttgtttgtttgtttgtttttctccaggaGAGTACAGAAACATCCCTTAGCTTATTATAGTATCCATAGCCATTGTTTGAATGAAGTATTAGCTATATAATTTCAAGACACCAGTGTGAAGCCACAGGTCAGTTTCAAAAATGAGATGGTTTAAACAAGATGCTGCATAGGAAAGgcagtgctgttttttcttgttcaagCACTGTaatcagctgcagagctgtaaaGCTACACATAATACACTGTTACATGTACTATAAGGCCAAGCAACAGATTTTACAGACAATCTGCGCAATGCTTTCAAAACAGCTCTGCTTCTAGCTTGCTTTAACATGTTTAAGGAatgtatttccttctctttcctttttcttatttgtcCTGTAACCTGCAACCACTCCAGGAACAAAGTTGATACATTATCCCTCTTTTAGCACAAGGCCTCCCACACCAGGGAGCTCTTACCCACCTACCATACCTTGGGAAGTACTTGAGATCGATCAGCAATATCTATGTAAATAGCTTCTACATTCTTCCATACATCTGGCTCCAGTGTATGAACCTACAGTCAAAGCACGAGACTGACGTCATCGATTCAGCGACAGAACATTCCCATTCTGAGGCAATAAAAACCACATGGAGAAGCAGACATCGACTGCTCCCCTTTCACGtacacagagagcagagaggaagcaaAGGTGTTCACACAGAACAAGAGTTTGGGGACAGTTTAGCACATAAGTAGGAGTCTCTCCTTTGCTAGTGCAACATGACCTTGCAACCCAGAAGCACTGCAAATAGTTCCATGCAGCAAGCTTCTAATCTAGcaaggaaagcagcactgtgaTATTAGACATGAATAAAATGCATGATACAAGTACTTACATTTTCTTGCGTTCCAAGATCTGATTTATGCCAGGTTTCAATTTTGATCAGGAAGTCATCCTTCATATATTCATTCTGACATCAAAATAAAGCTTCTTGTTATCTTTGCAT
The DNA window shown above is from Gallus gallus isolate bGalGal1 chromosome 19, bGalGal1.mat.broiler.GRCg7b, whole genome shotgun sequence and carries:
- the PITPNA gene encoding phosphatidylinositol transfer protein alpha isoform — encoded protein: MVLIKEYRVILPVSVEEYQVGQLYSVAEASKNETGGGEGVEVLVNEPYERDGERGQYTHKIYHLQSKVPTFVRMLAPEGALNIHEKAWNAYPYCRTVITNEYMKDDFLIKIETWHKSDLGTQENVHTLEPDVWKNVEAIYIDIADRSQVLPKDYKAEEDPAKFKSVKTGRGPLGPNWKKELGKQSDCPYMCAYKLVTVKFKWWGLQNKIENFIQKQEKRLFTNFHRQLFCWLDKWVDLTMEDIRRMEEETKRQLDEMREKDPVKGMTAADD